A genomic window from Candidatus Binataceae bacterium includes:
- the folP gene encoding dihydropteroate synthase: protein MKLRGGVVIRFPAIMGVLNVTPDSFSDGGRYLDPQRAVEHALEIEAAGASIIDVGGESTRPVGALEVPLEEEIARVKPVLERLGQKLRIPMSIDTRRSAVARIALDAGAYIINDVTALKGDTEMASVAARSKCAVVLMHMRGGPHNHARFARYRDVISEVREYLMRRARFAESSGIAKSRIILDPGIGFAKDAAHNFAILAGLPRLCALGYPILVGASRKRFVRSIAAGGERELTIAGAAADALAVASGASIVRVHDPAAAGAAVRMAEAVRRAAMR from the coding sequence ATGAAACTCCGCGGCGGCGTTGTTATTCGCTTTCCCGCGATTATGGGTGTGCTTAACGTCACGCCCGATTCATTCTCTGACGGCGGCCGCTATCTCGATCCTCAGCGCGCAGTCGAGCATGCGCTCGAGATAGAAGCCGCGGGCGCGTCTATCATCGACGTTGGCGGCGAATCGACACGCCCCGTTGGCGCACTTGAGGTTCCGCTCGAAGAAGAGATCGCGCGCGTCAAGCCGGTGCTCGAGCGTCTCGGGCAAAAGCTCCGTATCCCGATGTCGATCGACACGCGACGATCCGCCGTGGCTCGAATCGCGCTGGATGCCGGTGCGTATATAATTAATGATGTGACGGCACTCAAAGGTGACACGGAAATGGCCAGCGTTGCGGCGCGATCGAAATGCGCCGTCGTGCTGATGCATATGCGCGGCGGCCCGCATAATCACGCGCGATTTGCGCGCTATCGCGATGTCATCAGCGAAGTGCGCGAGTATCTGATGCGGCGCGCGCGTTTTGCCGAGTCATCCGGAATCGCGAAATCGAGAATTATCCTCGACCCGGGAATCGGCTTCGCCAAGGACGCTGCGCACAACTTCGCGATCCTCGCAGGGTTGCCCCGGCTCTGCGCGCTCGGCTATCCGATATTAGTGGGGGCTTCGCGCAAGCGCTTCGTGCGCAGCATCGCGGCCGGCGGCGAGCGCGAACTGACGATTGCTGGTGCGGCAGCCGACGCACTCGCGGTCGCGAGCGGCGCCTCAATCGTTCGGGTTCACGATCCAGCGGCGGCTGGTGCTGCGGTGCGGATGGCGGAGGCGGTAAGACGGGCGGCGATGCGATAA
- a CDS encoding NAD(P)H-hydrate dehydratase, with protein MILLNAGESRELDRLSQEKYGVPSYSLMTRAGESVGDALMRVFPESAAAGVLAVAGKGNNGGDAMVGARRLHQGGVIVRAVLLGSAADLKGDALRAYNDFVAAEGHVITAANEAEFDAILTHPPGAVIDGIFGTGLNSEVRGLPRHAIEKLNALEIPIVAVDIASGVNSDTGAIMGTAINARMTVTFGFAKIGHMSFPGAGRCGELRIFDIGFAPNAIAEVAPRARFVTLEDVQPQWHPRTMNSHKGMYGHPMVIAASLGKSGAALLASRGALRMGAGLVTTAIPACVQPVVAAGQAELMTEPIADRDGHFDGDRAPEAFKSLIAGKDALVVGPGIGLNDDTVRLIEWLITEASDPKLPILIDADGLNALARLGCDRLKNARGPFVLTPHPGEASRLLGVTTSEINADRVSAARLLSERTGACVLVKGARSVIAGPGGELFINSSGNPGMSTPGMGDALSGMVGALLAQGMRPIDALLFGVFVHGFAADRVADRIGRVGYLAGDLIEELPATLEALSS; from the coding sequence ATGATACTTCTGAACGCCGGTGAGAGCCGCGAGCTCGACCGCCTGAGCCAGGAAAAATACGGCGTGCCGTCGTATTCGCTGATGACGCGCGCGGGCGAAAGCGTTGGCGACGCTCTGATGCGCGTGTTTCCCGAATCGGCTGCGGCGGGAGTTCTCGCGGTCGCCGGCAAAGGCAACAACGGCGGCGATGCGATGGTCGGCGCCCGCCGGCTGCATCAGGGCGGCGTTATCGTGCGTGCCGTGCTGCTCGGCAGCGCCGCCGATCTCAAGGGCGATGCGCTGCGCGCCTACAACGATTTTGTCGCTGCCGAGGGCCACGTCATCACCGCCGCCAACGAGGCCGAATTCGACGCGATCCTCACGCATCCGCCGGGCGCGGTTATTGATGGCATCTTCGGCACGGGCCTCAACTCCGAGGTCCGCGGGCTGCCACGCCATGCGATCGAGAAACTGAATGCGTTGGAAATCCCGATCGTCGCGGTCGATATCGCCTCGGGCGTGAACTCTGACACCGGCGCAATTATGGGTACGGCGATCAACGCCCGGATGACTGTGACTTTCGGTTTCGCGAAGATCGGCCATATGTCATTCCCCGGCGCGGGACGCTGCGGCGAATTGCGGATCTTCGATATCGGCTTCGCCCCCAACGCGATTGCCGAGGTCGCCCCTCGCGCGCGCTTCGTCACTCTCGAAGATGTTCAGCCGCAATGGCATCCGCGGACGATGAACTCGCACAAAGGGATGTATGGCCATCCGATGGTGATCGCGGCGAGCCTGGGCAAATCCGGCGCCGCGCTGCTCGCCTCGCGCGGTGCGCTCAGGATGGGCGCGGGTCTGGTGACGACTGCGATACCCGCCTGCGTTCAGCCAGTAGTCGCCGCGGGGCAAGCTGAGCTCATGACCGAGCCGATCGCCGACCGCGACGGCCACTTCGACGGCGATCGCGCGCCCGAGGCTTTCAAATCTCTGATCGCTGGCAAGGATGCGCTTGTCGTCGGCCCCGGCATCGGCCTGAACGACGACACCGTACGCCTCATCGAATGGCTGATCACCGAAGCGTCGGACCCGAAGCTGCCGATACTGATTGATGCCGATGGGCTCAATGCCCTGGCACGCCTCGGATGCGATCGCTTGAAAAACGCGCGCGGGCCGTTCGTGCTCACGCCTCATCCTGGCGAAGCGTCGCGGCTGCTGGGTGTGACGACCTCAGAAATCAACGCCGATCGCGTAAGTGCGGCGCGACTGCTCTCAGAGCGGACGGGAGCCTGCGTGCTGGTGAAGGGCGCGCGCTCGGTGATCGCCGGTCCGGGCGGCGAGCTGTTCATCAACTCATCGGGAAATCCGGGTATGTCCACGCCCGGGATGGGCGATGCGCTCTCCGGGATGGTCGGCGCTCTGCTCGCGCAGGGGATGCGTCCGATCGATGCGCTGTTGTTCGGCGTGTTTGTTCATGGATTCGCCGCGGATCGCGTGGCCGATCGGATCGGACGGGTAGGGTACCTGGCCGGTGATCTAATCGAAGAGCTTCCCGCAACACTTGAGGCGCTATCCTCATGA
- a CDS encoding CdaR family protein, whose translation MQLATLKQRIGFDDLKKRVSRNIGLRLLALAIAIGFWIFVNAGERGSVIQLTVPISYRQLAPGLVIVNRPPDFVKIEVTGTRTLLSLLDPERIALRLNLNGVVNGQADIRILPTMFNTPRGTTVTRISPDQITLDVDHVMSRDVPVHLTTQGKPSTGYTVSNVDIKPATVTVIGPSRFVLPLTQINTEPFDVEGLTNDTDRSVDLADTDSAIRYGVDHVDAHVDVAEVIADREFRSVGVDVQNCDYRFRVEPHSGSVTLRGPMLKLKSLDAKGLLFVDAKDLEPGSHELPVQVNLPDGIQLVRETPDKVRLRMYHTKKMTTADEHPS comes from the coding sequence ATGCAGTTGGCGACTCTGAAGCAGCGAATCGGGTTCGACGATCTGAAGAAGCGTGTCTCGCGCAACATCGGCCTGCGTTTGCTCGCACTCGCGATCGCGATCGGCTTCTGGATTTTTGTCAATGCCGGAGAGCGCGGTTCCGTGATTCAGCTCACCGTGCCGATCAGCTATCGTCAACTCGCACCGGGGCTGGTCATCGTCAATCGTCCGCCGGATTTCGTGAAAATCGAAGTGACCGGCACGCGCACTCTGCTCTCGCTACTCGATCCCGAGCGAATCGCGCTGAGGCTCAACCTGAACGGCGTCGTCAACGGCCAGGCTGACATCAGGATTCTGCCGACCATGTTCAACACGCCGCGCGGCACGACGGTCACGCGCATATCGCCGGACCAGATTACGCTCGATGTTGATCACGTCATGAGCCGCGACGTGCCGGTGCATCTGACGACGCAGGGCAAGCCCTCGACGGGCTACACCGTCTCCAACGTCGATATCAAGCCAGCCACGGTCACGGTGATTGGACCCAGCCGTTTCGTGCTGCCGCTCACCCAAATCAACACCGAGCCGTTCGATGTCGAGGGCCTCACCAACGACACCGACCGCAGCGTCGATCTCGCGGATACCGATTCCGCGATTCGCTACGGCGTCGATCACGTCGATGCGCACGTCGATGTCGCCGAGGTAATCGCCGATCGCGAGTTTCGCTCGGTGGGCGTTGACGTTCAGAACTGTGACTATCGCTTCCGCGTCGAGCCGCATTCCGGTTCGGTCACGCTTCGGGGTCCGATGCTGAAGCTGAAGAGCCTCGATGCCAAGGGATTGCTCTTCGTAGATGCGAAAGACCTCGAACCCGGCTCCCACGAGTTGCCTGTGCAGGTGAATTTGCCCGATGGCATTCAACTCGTGCGCGAAACGCCCGACAAGGTAAGACTCAGGATGTACCATACCAAGAAGATGACCACCGCAGATGAGCACCCATCCTAA
- the tilS gene encoding tRNA lysidine(34) synthetase TilS yields MILKAHTLLGAVLAVLEKAGLRPDSHLLLGVSGGADSVALLHVLLELRAYRGFRVSAAHLNHGIRGAEADRDEAFVRGLCARLGVELICERANGLDASMPNLEERAREVRHEFLERIADAVHAEFIALAHHADDQAETLLMRLLRGSGVAGLGAMAERGPGRIVRPMLSLSREDIRSFIAERQIEFVEDSSNAAHSILRNRIRHELMPMLEREYAPGLGLRLSGLADEMRDLDALVAPLAARALDAIRIGANSIDVLQFVRLTPALQRSVAREFIRGATGSLRRVSREHIESIRRLASEGGPNAFVQLPDRWRARREYELLRLERDDQPPVQPYSIPLTLDGDTIIPHAGVVLHSRIESTGESSMPYSLDEAIFDAAAVTARGLVARSFRPGDRIAPLGIGGHRKLKEVFIDRKVPRERRAVWPVVILGDEIAWLPGLIRSRAALVSPSTEIVLRIEARPRHFF; encoded by the coding sequence GTGATCTTGAAGGCGCACACGCTCCTCGGCGCCGTTTTGGCGGTCCTCGAAAAAGCCGGGCTGCGGCCCGACAGCCATCTCTTGCTCGGCGTCTCCGGCGGCGCTGATTCGGTTGCACTTCTTCATGTTTTGCTTGAGCTTCGGGCGTATCGCGGATTTCGCGTTTCGGCGGCTCATCTTAATCATGGGATTCGCGGGGCTGAGGCCGATCGCGACGAGGCCTTTGTACGCGGACTTTGCGCGCGGCTGGGTGTCGAACTGATTTGCGAGCGAGCAAACGGGCTCGATGCGTCGATGCCGAATCTCGAGGAGCGGGCCCGCGAAGTTCGCCATGAGTTTCTCGAGCGCATCGCCGATGCCGTTCATGCGGAATTCATCGCGCTGGCGCATCATGCCGATGATCAAGCTGAGACGCTCTTGATGCGGCTGCTGCGCGGCTCGGGCGTCGCGGGACTGGGCGCGATGGCCGAGCGCGGGCCGGGCCGGATCGTCCGCCCGATGCTTTCGCTCTCCCGCGAGGATATCCGCAGCTTCATCGCCGAACGGCAAATCGAGTTCGTCGAAGACTCCTCGAACGCGGCGCACTCGATCCTGCGCAATCGGATTCGGCACGAGCTGATGCCGATGCTGGAGCGCGAGTATGCGCCGGGTCTCGGCCTGCGGCTTTCAGGACTCGCCGACGAGATGCGCGACCTCGATGCTCTCGTCGCGCCGCTGGCCGCGCGTGCGCTGGATGCGATTCGCATCGGCGCGAATTCAATTGACGTGTTGCAATTCGTGCGCCTCACTCCCGCATTGCAGCGCAGCGTGGCGCGCGAGTTTATCCGGGGTGCGACGGGCAGTCTCCGGCGTGTATCGCGCGAGCATATCGAGAGTATTCGTCGATTGGCTTCTGAGGGCGGTCCAAACGCCTTCGTTCAACTCCCGGATCGATGGAGAGCCCGTCGCGAGTACGAACTACTGAGGTTGGAGCGCGACGATCAGCCGCCAGTCCAGCCGTACTCTATTCCCCTGACGCTTGATGGCGACACGATCATTCCCCATGCCGGAGTTGTCCTTCATTCCCGAATCGAGTCGACAGGCGAATCTTCGATGCCGTACTCGCTCGACGAAGCCATCTTCGATGCCGCGGCCGTCACCGCGCGAGGTCTCGTCGCGCGCAGCTTCCGGCCCGGCGATCGCATCGCGCCGCTCGGCATTGGCGGGCATCGCAAGCTGAAGGAGGTTTTCATCGATCGCAAAGTGCCTCGCGAGCGCCGTGCGGTCTGGCCGGTGGTAATCCTGGGCGACGAAATCGCGTGGCTACCCGGTCTAATCCGTTCGCGAGCCGCCCTCGTCTCGCCGTCCACCGAAATCGTCCTCAGAATCGAAGCGCGGCCCCGTCACTTCTTTTGA
- the ftsH gene encoding ATP-dependent zinc metalloprotease FtsH — protein MNQFSRSIALWLVLGLMFLLLFNIFSRQQPKEPEIIFSQFLNDVQDGKIDSVTIQGNQIKGDYKTAEHFKTYALNDPDLVKMLRDKGVKIAAKPAEGDPWWMVVLIQWFPILVLAALWIFFMRQMQIGGGKAMSFGKSRAKLLTENTHKVTFADVAGIDEAKDELEEIIQFLRDPKRFTRLGGRIPKGVLLVGPPGTGKTLLARAIAGEAGVPFFSISGSDFVEMFVGVGASRVRDLFVQGKKHAPCIIFIDEIDAVGRHRGAGLGGGHDEREQTLNQLLVEMDGFEANEGVILVAATNRPDVLDPALLRPGRFDRRVVVPRPDVKGRGGILKVHTRKVPCSDDVDINKLARSTPGFAGADLENLVNEAALLAARRNKEKVEMADFELAKDKVMMGAERRSMVMSLGERKNTAYHEGGHALVGTLLPGGDPVHKVTIIPRGMALGVTQQLPLDDRYTYSADYLLTRLAMMFGGRCAEELVFGHMTTGAGDDIEKATELARKMVCEWGMSKELGPMTFGRREEQVFLGRDIAHHKDYSEHTAVEIDREVRRIIDDSYQKARQLLSDHLVLLHAVAERLLEKEVLDGAEVEAMAKAFQEGREMPPSTTPRAEPPQRPGTPAIEKPKTADEESAIPGLPPKPVLA, from the coding sequence ATGAACCAGTTTTCCCGCAGTATTGCGTTATGGCTAGTGCTGGGACTGATGTTCCTGCTGCTGTTTAACATCTTCAGCAGGCAGCAGCCCAAAGAACCCGAAATTATCTTCTCCCAGTTCCTGAATGATGTTCAGGACGGCAAGATCGACTCCGTCACTATCCAGGGCAACCAGATAAAGGGCGACTATAAGACCGCCGAGCATTTCAAGACCTACGCCCTCAACGACCCCGACCTTGTCAAGATGCTGCGCGACAAGGGCGTCAAGATCGCCGCGAAGCCCGCCGAGGGCGATCCGTGGTGGATGGTCGTTCTGATCCAGTGGTTCCCGATTCTGGTGCTGGCGGCGCTCTGGATCTTCTTCATGCGACAGATGCAGATCGGCGGCGGCAAGGCGATGTCGTTCGGTAAGAGCCGCGCCAAGCTGCTAACCGAGAACACGCACAAGGTCACATTCGCCGACGTCGCTGGAATCGACGAAGCCAAGGATGAGCTCGAAGAGATAATCCAGTTCCTGCGCGATCCGAAGCGCTTCACGCGCCTTGGCGGGCGCATTCCGAAGGGCGTGCTCCTGGTCGGGCCTCCGGGAACCGGCAAGACGCTGCTCGCTCGCGCGATTGCGGGCGAAGCGGGCGTGCCGTTCTTTTCGATCTCGGGCTCCGATTTTGTCGAGATGTTCGTCGGCGTTGGCGCCTCGCGCGTCCGCGACCTTTTCGTACAGGGCAAGAAGCACGCGCCCTGTATCATCTTTATCGATGAAATCGACGCCGTCGGACGGCATCGTGGCGCAGGCCTCGGTGGCGGACACGATGAGCGTGAGCAGACCCTCAACCAGTTGCTGGTCGAGATGGACGGCTTCGAAGCGAACGAGGGCGTTATCCTCGTTGCGGCGACCAACCGGCCCGACGTTCTCGATCCGGCGCTGCTGCGGCCCGGCCGCTTCGATCGCCGCGTCGTCGTTCCGCGTCCTGACGTGAAGGGCCGCGGCGGAATCCTGAAGGTTCACACGCGCAAGGTTCCGTGCTCCGACGATGTCGATATCAATAAACTCGCGCGCTCGACTCCCGGATTCGCTGGCGCCGATCTCGAAAACCTCGTGAATGAGGCCGCCTTGCTCGCCGCCCGGCGCAACAAGGAAAAAGTCGAGATGGCAGACTTCGAGCTCGCCAAGGACAAGGTCATGATGGGCGCGGAACGGCGCTCGATGGTCATGTCGCTGGGCGAGCGCAAGAACACTGCCTATCATGAAGGCGGTCACGCTCTCGTCGGCACGCTGCTACCCGGTGGCGACCCGGTCCACAAAGTTACGATTATCCCACGCGGGATGGCGCTCGGCGTCACGCAGCAACTCCCGCTCGACGATCGTTACACGTACTCGGCCGACTACCTGCTTACGCGGCTCGCCATGATGTTCGGCGGACGCTGCGCCGAGGAGCTGGTCTTCGGTCATATGACGACGGGCGCCGGCGACGATATCGAAAAGGCAACCGAGCTTGCGCGCAAGATGGTCTGCGAATGGGGCATGAGCAAGGAACTCGGCCCGATGACCTTTGGCCGCCGCGAAGAGCAGGTCTTCCTCGGCCGCGATATCGCCCATCACAAGGATTACTCCGAGCACACCGCGGTTGAGATCGATCGCGAGGTGCGCCGCATTATCGACGACTCGTATCAGAAAGCGCGCCAACTCCTTTCCGATCATCTGGTGCTGCTGCACGCGGTTGCGGAGCGGCTGCTGGAAAAGGAAGTCCTCGACGGCGCCGAGGTCGAGGCGATGGCCAAGGCGTTCCAGGAAGGCCGTGAGATGCCGCCCTCAACCACGCCCCGCGCCGAACCCCCGCAGCGTCCCGGCACGCCGGCGATCGAAAAGCCGAAGACCGCAGACGAGGAGAGCGCGATCCCCGGGCTGCCGCCCAAGCCGGTGCTCGCCTGA
- the glmM gene encoding phosphoglucosamine mutase — protein MSTHPKLFGTDGVRGVANREPITSETALRLGRALAYAFRHNGGRHRRILIGKDTRLSGYMLETALESGICSMGVDVWLIGPLPTPGIAFLTRSMRADAGVVISASHNPFQDNGIKFFSSDGFKLDDEVETRIEALVFDDAELLSHRAEAHDIGKAARIDDALGRYLVFLKTCVPRTVTFDGLRVVIDCANGAGYKVGPDALEELGADVIAINNDPDGTNINRDCGAVHIDGLRRRVLEERAHVGIALDGDADRALFIDDKGELFDGDDVMAVFGLKLAAEGRLHANTVVASVMSNFGLEIALRSGGVRLVRTDVGDPAVAREMRQHSYSVGGEQSGHVIFMDCATTGDGLLTALLLLSSMVEYGKALSDMRVMRRVPQVLENVRVARRVPLAEMPEVQRMIAAAESRLSGNGRLLVRYSGTEMLARVMVEGEDESHITMLAKEIGAAILRSTGSPS, from the coding sequence ATGAGCACCCATCCTAAACTGTTCGGCACTGACGGCGTTCGCGGCGTCGCTAATCGCGAGCCAATCACCTCGGAAACTGCGCTCAGGCTGGGCCGCGCGCTCGCCTACGCGTTCCGCCACAACGGCGGGCGTCATCGCCGGATCCTGATCGGCAAGGACACGCGCCTTTCGGGCTACATGCTGGAAACGGCGCTCGAATCCGGTATCTGTTCGATGGGCGTGGATGTGTGGCTAATCGGGCCGCTGCCGACTCCGGGAATCGCCTTTCTCACCCGCAGCATGCGCGCTGATGCCGGAGTCGTTATTTCGGCGTCGCATAATCCCTTTCAGGACAACGGCATCAAGTTTTTCTCGAGCGACGGCTTCAAGCTCGATGATGAAGTCGAAACGCGAATCGAGGCCCTGGTTTTCGACGACGCCGAGCTCTTGAGCCATCGCGCGGAAGCGCACGACATCGGCAAGGCCGCCCGTATCGACGATGCGCTCGGACGTTACCTGGTCTTTCTCAAGACCTGCGTGCCACGAACAGTCACATTCGATGGACTCCGAGTCGTTATAGACTGCGCCAATGGCGCCGGCTACAAGGTCGGCCCCGACGCGCTCGAGGAACTCGGCGCCGACGTGATCGCGATCAACAACGATCCCGACGGCACCAATATCAATCGCGATTGCGGCGCGGTGCATATCGACGGCCTGCGGCGCAGGGTGCTCGAAGAGCGCGCTCATGTCGGAATCGCGCTCGACGGCGACGCCGATCGCGCGCTCTTTATCGACGACAAGGGCGAGCTATTCGATGGCGACGACGTGATGGCCGTGTTCGGCCTGAAGCTCGCAGCCGAAGGCCGTTTGCATGCCAACACTGTCGTCGCATCGGTGATGAGCAACTTCGGCCTCGAGATTGCGCTGCGCAGTGGCGGTGTGCGCCTCGTGCGAACCGACGTCGGCGATCCCGCGGTGGCGCGCGAGATGCGGCAGCATTCCTACTCGGTCGGCGGCGAGCAATCCGGCCACGTGATCTTCATGGATTGCGCGACGACGGGCGACGGTCTGCTCACCGCGCTTCTGCTCTTAAGCTCGATGGTCGAATACGGAAAGGCGCTCAGCGACATGCGTGTGATGCGCCGCGTGCCGCAGGTGCTGGAGAACGTCCGCGTCGCGCGCCGCGTACCGCTCGCGGAAATGCCCGAGGTGCAGCGCATGATCGCCGCCGCCGAGTCGCGTCTGTCAGGCAACGGCCGCCTCCTGGTGCGCTACTCAGGAACAGAAATGCTCGCCCGCGTGATGGTAGAAGGCGAAGACGAGTCGCACATCACGATGCTGGCAAAAGAAATCGGCGCCGCAATCCTCCGCTCCACCGGCTCTCCGAGCTGA
- the cdaA gene encoding diadenylate cyclase CdaA, producing the protein MHYYLPMIPAPRWQDIVDILIVAYVIYRIAILIRGTRTTQMVAGLVIVGGAFVASQVFGLFTLNWLLNNFLSSLVVILVVIFQADIRRALTRVGSQSFFVPRPQMATAAEALAAAAAWLSARRIGALIVIEQDMGLNEFVESGRMINGEISPELIETIFFRGSPLHDGAVILKGDTILAAACLLPLSTNPNVSLAFGTRHRAAIGITEDSDAVVLVVSEEDGTISIARGGELLRGLTADEVREALSKLSA; encoded by the coding sequence ATGCATTATTACCTGCCAATGATTCCGGCGCCGCGATGGCAGGATATCGTCGATATCCTGATCGTGGCCTACGTGATCTACCGAATCGCGATTTTGATTCGCGGCACGCGCACCACGCAGATGGTGGCGGGCCTGGTGATCGTCGGTGGCGCTTTCGTCGCGTCGCAGGTGTTCGGGCTCTTCACCCTCAACTGGCTGCTCAACAACTTCCTGTCGTCATTGGTCGTGATCCTCGTCGTGATCTTTCAGGCCGATATCCGGCGCGCGCTGACGCGTGTCGGATCGCAATCGTTCTTCGTGCCGCGCCCGCAGATGGCGACTGCGGCCGAGGCGCTGGCGGCCGCGGCGGCCTGGCTCTCCGCGCGCCGGATCGGGGCGCTTATCGTGATCGAACAGGACATGGGCCTCAACGAATTTGTCGAGAGCGGCCGTATGATCAACGGCGAGATTTCGCCCGAGCTTATCGAGACGATTTTCTTTCGTGGCTCGCCGCTTCACGACGGCGCAGTTATCTTGAAGGGTGATACAATTCTTGCGGCCGCGTGTTTGTTGCCGCTGTCGACAAATCCCAACGTGAGTCTCGCCTTCGGCACGCGCCATCGCGCGGCAATCGGGATCACGGAGGACTCGGACGCGGTGGTGCTGGTGGTGTCGGAAGAGGATGGAACCATTTCGATCGCTCGCGGTGGCGAATTGCTCCGCGGCCTCACCGCCGATGAAGTGCGCGAGGCGCTGAGCAAGCTGTCGGCGTGA
- the tsaE gene encoding tRNA (adenosine(37)-N6)-threonylcarbamoyltransferase complex ATPase subunit type 1 TsaE, which yields MPNQVEIQSTAVTFVIESASPHETKNWGRRLASVLEGGELLGLIGDLGAGKTCFIKGLARGLSLREEDILSPTFTMIQEHRGRLPLYHIDLYRLDEAGLDDLGLREYLFSEGIAAVEWFERLRESADLDYLEVRISYSGANSRRIEFAASGPRHSEAIARLRARFE from the coding sequence ATGCCGAACCAGGTCGAAATTCAAAGCACGGCCGTGACGTTTGTGATCGAAAGCGCCTCGCCGCACGAAACCAAGAATTGGGGACGGCGGCTCGCATCCGTGCTTGAGGGCGGCGAACTCCTCGGCCTTATCGGCGATCTCGGCGCGGGCAAGACCTGCTTTATCAAAGGCCTCGCGCGCGGGCTTAGCCTGCGCGAGGAGGACATCCTGAGCCCGACGTTCACGATGATTCAGGAGCATCGGGGGCGCCTGCCGCTTTATCACATCGACCTTTATCGCCTCGACGAGGCGGGCCTCGACGATCTGGGCCTGCGCGAATATCTCTTCAGCGAGGGCATCGCGGCGGTCGAATGGTTCGAGCGCCTGCGCGAGTCGGCGGACCTCGACTACCTCGAAGTGCGAATCAGTTATTCGGGGGCGAATTCGCGGCGAATCGAGTTCGCGGCGTCAGGGCCGCGCCATAGCGAAGCGATCGCCCGCCTGCGCGCGCGGTTCGAATAG
- a CDS encoding pyridoxine 5'-phosphate synthase translates to MVKLSVNLNKIAVIRNSRGGDLPSVLKAARTSIAAGCHGITVHPRPDGRHIRRQDVFDLSALLTQEYKRIEFNIEGYPGAEFLELIHEVRPTQCTLVPDPPGVLTSNAGWKLDDSAEWLREVLAKMRSESIRTSLFVEPNAETIERAKELGADRIELYTGPYAAAFDTPERDAVLGAHRDAAKLARRIGLGVNAGHDLDLRNLPLYVKTVKGLQETSIGHALISDAIYTGLARAVKAYLKALGSKPLAVYASDSRA, encoded by the coding sequence ATGGTCAAGCTCAGCGTCAACCTCAACAAGATTGCAGTTATTCGCAACTCGCGCGGCGGCGACCTGCCGAGCGTACTCAAAGCGGCGCGCACCTCGATCGCCGCCGGATGCCACGGGATCACGGTACATCCGCGCCCCGACGGTCGACACATCCGGCGACAGGATGTGTTCGATTTATCGGCGCTGCTTACGCAGGAATACAAGCGCATCGAGTTCAATATCGAGGGTTATCCCGGCGCGGAATTTCTCGAATTGATTCATGAAGTGCGTCCGACGCAGTGCACGCTGGTGCCCGATCCGCCGGGAGTGCTCACGTCAAATGCCGGATGGAAATTGGACGACAGCGCCGAGTGGCTGCGCGAGGTGCTCGCCAAGATGCGCTCGGAGAGCATTCGCACGAGCCTTTTCGTCGAGCCGAACGCTGAAACGATCGAGCGCGCGAAGGAGCTCGGCGCCGATCGAATCGAGCTATACACGGGGCCGTATGCCGCCGCGTTCGACACGCCGGAGCGCGATGCAGTGCTTGGAGCGCATCGCGATGCGGCCAAGCTCGCGCGCAGGATCGGTCTCGGCGTCAACGCGGGTCACGATCTCGATTTGCGCAATTTGCCGCTCTACGTGAAGACGGTGAAGGGTTTGCAGGAAACATCGATCGGCCACGCGCTGATTTCTGATGCGATCTACACCGGCCTCGCCCGCGCGGTGAAGGCGTACCTGAAAGCACTGGGCTCAAAACCACTGGCGGTTTACGCCTCTGATTCCCGCGCCTGA